One genomic segment of Arachis duranensis cultivar V14167 chromosome 4, aradu.V14167.gnm2.J7QH, whole genome shotgun sequence includes these proteins:
- the LOC107483391 gene encoding protein SINE3-like isoform X2 — MPNPKFPLPRNLITRKNLNAEFTCVSEDSVDSSPISEISYLNYNDDAKTLLEETPSVTLLPTDTTLSEITNDVTGTGSTIDDCELDGFKFNSVEAEIALNFLKKSKVHLLKSSNVAPHYRKLIGEIIEYTIQDLSTKNMPEDTDCFNKVSSEKIRTVFLCFFVWIIVVWFMLFFNSGIPSGVVPT; from the exons ATGCCAAATCCAAAGTTCCCTCTTCCAAGAAATCTA ATCACCCGCAAGAACTTGAATGCAGAATTCACTTGCGTTTCTGAGGATTCCGTGGACTCCTCACCGATCTCTGAGATCTCCTACCTAAACTACAACGATGATGCTAAG ACCTTATTGGAAGAAACTCCTTCCGTGACCTTGCTTCCAACGGATACAACTCTGTCTGAAATTACCAATGATGTAACAGGAACTGGTTCAACTATTGATGACTGTGAGTTGGATGGTTTCAAGTTCAATTCTGTGGAGGCAGAGATTGCTCTTAATTTCCTCAAAAAATCAAAAGTTCATCTCCTCAAGTCCTCCAATGTTGCTCCGCACTATAGGAAACTGATTGGTGAAATAATTGAGTATACCATACAGGATCTCAGCACAAAGAACATGCCAGAGGACACAGACTGCTTTAACAAAGTGTCATCAGAAAAAATTCGAACGGTATTTCTATGCTTCTTCGTTTGGATAATTGTCGTGTGGTTTATGCTTTTCTTTAATTCAGGTATTCCAAGTGGAGTGGTGCCGACTTGA
- the LOC107483391 gene encoding protein SINE3-like isoform X1 — MKDHQLQTPLKLSLSTRSAENHHAKSKVPSSKKSSKITRKNLNAEFTCVSEDSVDSSPISEISYLNYNDDAKTLLEETPSVTLLPTDTTLSEITNDVTGTGSTIDDCELDGFKFNSVEAEIALNFLKKSKVHLLKSSNVAPHYRKLIGEIIEYTIQDLSTKNMPEDTDCFNKVSSEKIRTVFLCFFVWIIVVWFMLFFNSGIPSGVVPT; from the exons ATGAAGGATCACCAACTCCAAACACCACTGAAGCTCTCTCTCTCTACTCGCTCCGCAGAGAATCACCATGCCAAATCCAAAGTTCCCTCTTCCAAGAAATCTAGTAAG ATCACCCGCAAGAACTTGAATGCAGAATTCACTTGCGTTTCTGAGGATTCCGTGGACTCCTCACCGATCTCTGAGATCTCCTACCTAAACTACAACGATGATGCTAAG ACCTTATTGGAAGAAACTCCTTCCGTGACCTTGCTTCCAACGGATACAACTCTGTCTGAAATTACCAATGATGTAACAGGAACTGGTTCAACTATTGATGACTGTGAGTTGGATGGTTTCAAGTTCAATTCTGTGGAGGCAGAGATTGCTCTTAATTTCCTCAAAAAATCAAAAGTTCATCTCCTCAAGTCCTCCAATGTTGCTCCGCACTATAGGAAACTGATTGGTGAAATAATTGAGTATACCATACAGGATCTCAGCACAAAGAACATGCCAGAGGACACAGACTGCTTTAACAAAGTGTCATCAGAAAAAATTCGAACGGTATTTCTATGCTTCTTCGTTTGGATAATTGTCGTGTGGTTTATGCTTTTCTTTAATTCAGGTATTCCAAGTGGAGTGGTGCCGACTTGA